In Hermetia illucens chromosome 5, iHerIll2.2.curated.20191125, whole genome shotgun sequence, a single window of DNA contains:
- the LOC119656665 gene encoding uncharacterized protein LOC119656665, with amino-acid sequence MLKKSLEAKEELENLVESSIPGYYIKQDKFLLRNLEILSETDIQRCKTALDRVMSKLTQELCDMETEIWESSTVSRYGNILFAEFFPAFISGRDYSIKFVPAPFFSKEHNSIMFHLISSHGGSYVSNSGKYNCSEVDTILEKSL; translated from the coding sequence ATGTTGAAGAAGTCCCTAGAAGCAAAGGAGGAGCTAGAAAATTTAGTTGAGTCTTCAATTCCAGGATATTACATTAAACAGGATAAGTTCTTACTAAGAAATCTGGAGATTTtatccgaaactgatattcagCGATGCAAAACCGCCTTGGACCGAGTAATGAGCAAGTTGACACAAGAGCTTTGCGATATGGAAACCGAAATCTGGGAGTCATCTACAGTTTCACGATATGGAAACATTTTATTCGCAGAATTTTTCCCTGCATTTATTTCAGGGAGAGATTATTCCATTAAATTCGTTCCCGCCCCATTTTTCTCAAAAGAACATAATTCCATAATGTTTCATCTTATCAGCTCCCACGGCGGATCCTATGTTAGTAACTCTGGGAAGTATAATTGCAGTGAGGTTGATACTATTTTGGAAAAGTCTCTGTAA